DNA sequence from the Cucumis melo cultivar AY chromosome 6, USDA_Cmelo_AY_1.0, whole genome shotgun sequence genome:
AATATCCTTGAGCTGGAGAAATAAAGGTTGGTATATGGATTGAGTGGGAGTCTAGAGTATGGATTGAGTGGGAGTCTAGAGTATGGATTGACTGGGAGATGGAACAATGGACTTAATGGAAGGTTAAAGGATAACTTAATAAGAGCGGGAGGAAGAATGGGCTTAGTGGGAGAAGGTAGAAGAGGAATGGGCTTGGTAAAAGgaagaggaggaagacgaaAAGGAATGTTGGTGTAGGCTTGCAGCGCAAAATGGGCTCGTGTGGAGGTGTGGGCTTGTAGAGAGTTATGGAAACGTTAGGATCGTTAGTATTGTATGTGAGATCACTAGGAGGTGGAGGGGGAGGAGGCAGTTGCATGAAATCCTATCCTGTCGTCCATACGTTTCGAGATACTCGCGATCGAAGTGGTTAACATCATTACCCAATACAATATTGTTCTACACATTTCTAACATTATTCTTAATATTATACTCTTAATTGGATTGAAACAAACTATATGTCATATAATTGCATACATGACAAAATGTAGTGAACAAGTTAGCTGTGGTCTACAAGCTAGACTTCATTTTCCTCATGTTAAACTACATGATAATTAAGTCTTACTACACATCCCCAAGTTTGTTCTCCACATTACAAACTATCTACACCGGCTTTTCCAACCAATCCCATTTGTAGTCTGAAAAATGTCTTCTGCCACATTATATTTGCCTAGTGCATACTATTGAAGTAGTTTGTGAATGAACAACTTCAAGTCGACATATGCCCTATTTTTTCTCTTCCCTTTATTGTCGACTCAGTGCAATATACAACAATCATTTTCACAGCATCTAAGTCATTTTCAAACTCCATCTCCTTGTAAGACGATTCTAGGGCATTTATGTGAATATCTCATGCGATGGATTTGTTGTAATATTTTAGCACTGAATCTTCCAATTTGCATTCAACCATTCTAATGACACAGTCTGGTGTCCACCACAGTCCCATCACCCATAAGAAATCATCCATCGTGAGTCAAACGATAGTTTCATTCAAATCAAACATCATGTCTTCTTGCCTATAATCTTTCACCTCCTCTAGTGGGATGTAGCGCACCAGTGGGCTATTAAATATGATGTCCAGTTCATAACCACCCAAATATGTCCTCTTAAATAGATAAAGTTAAGTGGGGTGAGCTTCTCCTTAACAATTCTGGTAGCTGCCCCACGTAAGAGAGAAAACTTGGGGCTTGGCCTAAAAACGATCCTTGACTAGAATAATCTTGAATTGTCTAGTCATAGAAGAACATGAGAAAAAATTATTAGCCATTATGTGAAAGACTCGATACTCAATATTAGCCATTCCCTTTAGAATAATGGGCCAACTTTcttttatgcaaaaaaaaaaaaaaaaaaaaacttgaatgtttaagagtttttttttaaataatgtagtttttaaaagtaatgtcaaaaatagggtagaaGGCAAACAAGTGACAAAAATAGGGTAATTTGGGCGAAGTCGTGGACGGGGTCCACGATTTCAATGTGTGGACCCcaccttttttttaaaaaaaagatatttaatatatttaaatatttaatatatatatatatatatattaaatattcaaatatccaaattccaatttccaaaaatatatttcttattaaatatttttcaaattccaattttcaaaaatatatttcttattaaatatctttttaaatttcaaatttcaatatccaatttttttaaatatatatatattaacaaaatatgttattaaatatttaaatctccaaattccatttttaaaaaatatcgttccttattaaatatatttccaaattccaaattttaatttttaaaaatatctttccaaatttcaaatttcagtctctaaaaatattttttcaaatttcaaattctaatcTCCAATTCCTTTAAAAGagatatatattaataaaatatgttattaaaaaatatattaaacaaatatttgcaatctaccgatattaaaaaaatttctaatttattttagaattaaaatgaaaaaatatgacaagaataattctaaaattagatattatatttttttaataacatatttaatttgaaaaaatatttttaaaaattggaaatttgaatttggagatttaaatatctttttaaaatcaaaatgaaaagtATAACCAGAATAATTCTAGGattagatattatattttttaataatatatttaataagatATCTAATTTGAAAAGGTAtgtttgaaaattgaaattggaattTAGAAACATATTTATTAAGGAAagatatcttaaaaaaaaaagtgtgggATCCGTGCATTAAAGTCGTATGCTATAATTATCCTATTTTTATCAATAGTTTATCTTCTACCCTATATTTGACATTACTcctaaaaaaaatacattatttaaaaagCAGATTTGATGTTTAATAACATTAAATTCAATAGTAACATTCAATAATTATGAATTATGAGGTAGTACGTTCACTCCAGCAGTCGTCCGAATAAATCATCCGGTGGGATAGACTACACAAGATCGTGGAATGTGGGCCAATTCCGTTGACTAGTTTACGTAGAGGTTTGACTCAAATTCTTCCCCCTCCACTGTCACCATGTGAGCGCCATCGAGCTCGCTGGATCGAATCAAAAAATGGCAGCAATGTCGATGCAGTGAAACACACAGCCCGCACATTGCTTTATTATTTACGAATCTACACGAGTCGCAAGCGCGCAGATCGAAATAGTGGAGAAACGAAGGCAATCTAGAATATTATAGTATTCAGTAGTTCATGGCACATGTTGAAGAAGCAAACAGCATGGAAGATCCTGTGATTTTTCCATTAAAAATcatttcctctttcttcttctcccccACCGCCAAGTTTCCTGGATCTTTCGTCTTCGCTGACGGTCCATTCTCCCACCAACATTTTCCCCTTCCTCCGGGAAGGTATTTGGTTTACTTTTCGCTGACCTTTCTTCAGGCGAGTGATAATGGAACTTCAAGGAGGAAGGTCACTGGCCGAAACGCCTACCTACTCGGTTGCTTCTGTGGTTACTGTCATGGTCTTTGTCTGCTTGGTGGTGGAGCGGGCAATCTATAGGTTTGGAAAGGTATGCCAAAATTATACTCTGTTTTGCTAGTAATCTGTTTGATTGCAATTCTCTAGAGAATGACTGAATGAGACTGATATTTCTATGGAATCCGCAAATAAAGAAAACAGAAAATACACTGATTGATACGTCCATTAGCAGATGTAGAGAACAATTgtattagagaaaaaaaaattcagaacACACATCATGTACACCTCAAGCGTTAAGAGAGTTTATATAGTTTATATAGTTCACTCCTCTGAATCCTAGGATTAAATCTTATAAATGACATAAATATAGCCAATATGAATTTAACCAAAAAAACTTAGTACTTGGTTTTTGGGAGCATTCAAGGCATTTCAACAAATTGTATTTGGAAGATTAGTTGACTGGTTATTTTAATTCCATCTTACAAATGTGGGAAGGGAATTTGAGGAATAGGAGACTTTTTCGTCGAATGGCGATGTTATTGGAAACAGTTTGGTAGGGCTTGCTTCTGTAATTGGAAAATTTTCCATAAAAATCATGTAAACTAAACACACCCATATTCTAAGAAATCTTTTGAATCTTATCATATGTGATCTAATCCCCAAGAAATAAATATTCATTCACGTGTTGATATTTTTGTGTAATTGTTTGTGttaatcaatattttcattGTATTGTAAAAGTAGacactataataaaaaaatgtcgAGCACTAGAAGGATCTTGCACTTATTGTATTCAAATACTTTTCCTGATTATTTTTTCGGTTGTAGATAGAAGGTCTGCATTAAAATTTTTGCTAGTCCCTCAGCTACCAAACAAATAACCAGGGCAATGTTTTCGTTCTACCATCCCCTCCTCACATTTACACCAAGCTGATAATTATAGAGAGTTAAGGATAGTATACGGGAGCAAGTTTGGTCAAGCAAGAGAATATTGAggaaaaattattaatttttttaaatgtatgaaattaaagaaaatgacTGTGAGTGATAAGAAAAACAAAGGCTATAGATTTTCTTGATGGAGGTATTTTGTGTGCAGTGGTTGAAGAAGACCAAGAGAAAGGCTCTGTTTGCTTCTTTGGAGAAGATCAAGGAAGGTAAGCTTAAAATAGATTGTTGCTTTGGCCAGTGATTATGTAAGTAAACCACCTTAAAATTTTCTAAACATGCTTTAAATAGACTGAAAAAACTTTTCTCTATTCCAAAGGACACAAAGAGCACACGCCAAACATCTCTCATTAGAATGCCTTTGAGTTTATAGTTTTGCAATTTTTGCACGTTGAATTTTGTTTCCCATCTTGGTAGAGCTGATGCTGCTTGGACTAATATCTTTGATGCTGGCACAATGTGCAAGGTGGATCTCTGAAATTTGTGTGAACTCGTCCCTTTTCACCAGTAGATTCTACATTTGTTCAGAAGAAGATTATGCCACCAATGAACATATTCTGCTTGAAAATTCTCTATCATCTCATAATGAGAAAAGAGGATTAAGTGCTCTTCCTCATCAATGTGGTGAGGTAACTCAGCATCTACTTCTATCTTTTGTTTTAATGTTTTGGCAGACAAATACAGAGAAAAAAGGGTTACAAAATTCTAGCTGTTGATTTCAGGGTCGTGAGCCTTTTGTTTCATATGAGGGGCTTGAACAACTTCACCGGTTCCTGTTTGTTCTTGGGATCACTCATGTTCTTTATAGCTGTCTAGCTGTTGGTCTGGCAATGAGTAAGGTACAAACtttactaattttaaattttatttgacatGCTTAGAGATTTGAAATGTGGAACACAAATATAGAGTGAATAATCTTGGATTTTTACAGTAAAGGAGACTACAATCGTAGGTCTCGATGTAGTGTCAAATGGAGATCCATTTATCATCTTGATTCATTAACGTGACTTAATAGATCAAAGTGTGTTAAGTCACCAgaaaagtttaaattatatatattctttaaCATTCATGCTAACTTCCTGTCAAGAGAAACCTTATAACTTGTCAGTTAAAAAAATCAACACGACCCACATTTTGTGCCTTTTAAATAAATTCTTTCAATCaatgtaaaaaataaagtaattaaCACAAGACCCAAAAACAATATTGATTAACCTAGCGTTATCAATAAtgagtgagagagaaaataatgTTACCAAATATTGAACAGTTGACTTTTTTGTATGCTATTATATTACTTAAATTGCTATCGGCTAAATTGTACAAAAATACCCCTAAACTTTGTATTCCGTATAAAAAATGTCCTTGAACTTTGAAAAGTTCCAAAAATGCCCCCCCTTAAAGTTTAAAAAACAGTTAAAAAATACCATTGCCGTATGTTTTGGACGAAAACCGTTAGTGTTTTGTTTAATAAATGCCATTACGTCCAGAATATAAAAACAAACCGataatttaaaaactatttcTGCTGTTTGAAATGAGCATTAATATAAATACTCTTAGCCTTGGAAACCATTAGTGTTTGGTTTGAAGCTTTCTTGAGTTCGAATAGAACCAAGTTTAAAGCAAATTATATAGATATCCTCTTTTTATATAGATACGCATTTTGTTTCTCATTGTCCAATTCTTACACGAATTTTGTCACTAAAGAATATAAATCATAACTTCAAGTGCATAAAATCCTACAAAACTCCAAAAATATAAATCTCCTCTTAAAACTTACCAATATTATAAATAGccaaatacaaaaaaaaaaaaaaaaaaagaagaagaagtattTGGCTATTATCATGCACTCAACAACTGACGTATAATCTTGTGAGAGCATATAAGTCCTAAGGTTCCCTTGGTGTTTCCGTTATTGGTCTTTCTTTTTGTCATAATCTATATACCTTAATTGAATGacacaattttttctttttaaaaataagataaacaAAAGGTTAAATAGTTAATAGAAGAGTAGGaggagcaaaaaaaaaaaaaaaaaaaaaaaaaaaaaaaaaaaaaaaaagaaataaaaaaaaaacagagaaaataGAGAAGTGATAGGTCATAGATTGAAGTAggggagagagaaaattgaagAGATGATGAGGTGTACATAAACGGTAAGATAAAAGTAAACGGTATTAATGCAACTTCTGAAATTTTATAAGTATTAATAGTAAGGgtacttttttaacttttttctttaacaagttaaaagggtatttttgaaacttttgaaagttcaagggtatttttgaaacttttgaaagttcaagGGCATTTTTGAGATAAAATAATAACGGTTTCCATCCAAACTAATCGTAAGGGTAGTTTTGAACTCTTTTAGAAAGTTTAAGGATATTTTGGgaacttttgaaagtttaggAGTATTTTTGACATGGTCCAAAGTGCAAGGGCATTTTGCAAAATTTAGCCAATCGCTATCGAATCTTTTATATGGATATCCTTAAGAGAATGATGTTACTTTGATCTTCAATGCATTTGTGTAGGTCTTCATTGTGTAATTACATAGGGAATAAAATGTTGTTGACTTATAGAGTATCTTTTTGTGTAAAAGATTGTTCCCTCAAAGTCATTGCAAGCTTTACTACATTTCTATGAGCCTCTTTCAGATATACAGTTGGAGGAAATGGGAAAGTCAAGTTAAATTAGCCGCTGAAGATAATTTGCCAGGTATACGAATTCAGGACAAAGGGAAATACTTTCCTCCTGGCTTGTTGATACTTAAgggttttgtttgtttttgttttcccTCCCTTCCTTCTTGTTCTTAGACAAACCAAATACtttcattgaaaaaaataaaagaatatacAGGGGCATAAAGAAAAACCAAACCTGACAGAAAGGAAAGGTATTTTTGATACTGACTACAAAAACAAATTCCGTTTTTTTAATAAGCTATTCAATCATTTAGTTCACCTTCACCTCCCATTTGATAATATCcttttcttttagattttttttcttaccTATTGTGGCATTGTTTTGGTTCTAGCTAAAAGAAATAAGGTCATGAGGCGGCAAACGACGTTTGTTTTCCATCACACATCTCATCCATGGAGCAGGAGTCGTATTCTCATATGGATGGTATCTTTATATCTTTTAAATGATGCTCACTTTTTTGTATGTTTCTATTGCTGTGCTATAGCCTAGATTAGGATAATTTTGCGAAAATAGACTTCTGTAAATGCGTTTTTTTACTACTAAATATTGAAGGATAAATCAGTATTCTCTAGTTTTATACAGGTAAACTGAGAGAAAAACACACATTTTGAATAATATCAGGAAAATTAAAAGGTTAGAAGATTCAAACTGAACCGACGAGACTATGAAAGTTTCCCCAATTTAAATCTGAGTCAATTGATGAATTCAGCAACTTGTAGCCTAAAATTTCCTCATTGGATGACCTTTTCATCCTATGCTAACATTCCAAGGATGGTTTTTGATGCAGCTTTGTTTTCTACGTCAGTTCAAGAGTTCGATAAAGAAATCAGACTATTTGGCCCTCCGTTTGGGTTTCATTACGGTGAGTACTCCGTTTGGAATCATTCCTATATAAAAAAGCATTATTTATATAGCCAATACATGTGTGGAAGAATGAAAAACTCGTAGGAAAACAGCTCTGACAAGGTTATTAGAGCTAACCCTGAGTACATTCAGCAACTGCAGTTTTGTTCTTGTAATGCAAAACCAAAAGCATATGGTGTCAAGTTTTGGTAAAGTGACCGAGAAAAGAATTACTCCTGTTAAGATAAGGATCTAGATGTCTTAAGTACCGTAGACCAACTCCAATTTTATTAAGATGATCAAATtggaaataaatttaaaaggtAGAACGTTGGAGTTTTGAATCTTATTTTGAGAATAGACGTATAGGGCAATACAATGTATAAAAATAGGTCAATTTTTGTCACATTTACATTACATTTATGTCAAACTGCTTCACTTAAGTGCTGCTCTAATAATATCCAGAAGCACAAATTACCAATCTCTTATGACTTCCACAAGTACGTGGTTCGAAGCATGGAAGACGAGTTCCATGGGATCCTTGGAATTAGGTATGCAGTTTTTTATGAATTAAATCAGTTTCATTTGTAAGAAATAagatggctgaattttagttacATCTCATGCAGCTGGCCACTATGGGGCTACGCCATTCTTTGCATCTTTGTCAACATTCACGGTGACTTTTGATGACAGAATAATGTTATAAAGACTCCATATACGTtttatttcttcctttttttccaACTGTTTAAATTTATCTCTATCCAACAGGTTTAAATATCTACTTTTGGCTTTCTTTCATACCGGCCGCTGTAAGTAATATCTGTTcaagtgtgtgtatatatatagatatataatattTCCAAACCAAAAATACAAATTGTTCTAGAACTGACAAACTGCCTGATCGTTTTGGTACAAAGCTTGTTATGCTGGTTGGGACAAAACTTCAACATGTTGTATCCTCTTTGGCTCTTGAAGTTTTGGAACAGAGAGGTGGGACTCAAATAAAACCAAGAGACGATCTGTTTTGGTTTGGAAAGCCTGTGATTTTACTACGGTTAATACAGTTCATCATATTTCAGGTCCAGAACGCATCAAATTTTCCATATAACTAGATCATCACTTCTTCTAAAAAACGATTGATGttgtttctttgtttctttgttttttactcGAGCTTGCAGAATGCATTTGAGATGGCGACATTTATCTGGTCCTTGGTAAGAATATGCTCAAACTCAATCACTTATGTTTCTTTGCTCACATTTGCCACAAAAAAGTGTTTTGGTCGTTTCCTTTCCAATCACGGGGAATTAAATAGTGTTGGATATATTTCTTAACTTCAGTGGGGATTTAAGGAAAGATCTTGCTTCATGAAGAACGACTTTATGATAATCACGAGGTTGACTTCAGGGTAAGTTTTTCCTTCAAGATGTTGATATACTAAGAAATTAAAAGTTATATGTTGTTTCATGTTTGTACTTCTACTGCTTCCTGGTTCACGTTGATATGTTTTTTGGATGTTTGATGGTTTGTTTTGCAAAATTGGTGGATATCTGTTGTGATGATTGGTATTATTAGGGTCATTTTTTATAACAGATTCgtttttatttttctgtttCTGAAATGAGTATTTCTTCTCTCAATTTCCTAACCATAGTTTCATTCACTTTTCCTTAGAGtcaaatttcaaatgaaagtttttcaaattttgtttggttGTTGGAAGCATTCAACATTGGTAAAATCTTGAGGTCGGAGTAGTTTAATAAGCTTATCTCGAGGTGGGAGTAATTTTTTAATAagcttagtttttttttttttttttttttttttaaaaaaaatcaaatcaaataattttcaaaggGAATCAGATATTTGAAGTTGAAGTATTATTTAACCTTAGTTATTAAAAAGAGATATTTTCATATctagtaaaataaattgaaatatttacaaaatattgcaaaattttggattctatcaatgaaTAAACCTTAATAAACTTCTATTACTGTCTATCAACGTTACTTATAGAAGCATATCAGTatcaaattttgctatattttataaatattttgtcaaatttatttcaaaactaaaaacaaaattcagatctatatatatttattgtggGCGGGAGTAGTTTAATAAGATTagttttgaaaaacaaaaatgcaaaaagaaaataattttgaaaggGAATCAAGTATTTGAAATTGAAGTATTATTGAACCTTAGTTGTTATTAAAAATGGCGTCTAccataaaactaaaaacaaatttCGAATACATTTAACCAAACATATTCactagttttttttcttctaaaaagaTAATATAGTTTTTCTATTAGGTTCCCAAATATCCCTATTAAATACCACAAAACCAAAATGGTTGGGTAGGTTAGGGTATACTAAACCTATTATATATATTCTTTGCAATCCTCTTAGCTTCTTATTCGACTTTCCATCTAATCTTGCAATCTTTATATTCATCAAATTGTTCAATACCTTGTCTATGCAGTGTTCTTGTTCAGTTTTGGTGCAGCTATAGCACTGTGCCACTTAATGTAATTGTTACACAGGTTTGTCCAACTTTTCTTTCTACGATATAATATTTTCAAATGGACTTCTATAAATTTAAGAAGTTGAATTTTCTACAATTTTCAATACTTTGGTGAAAACCTTCAGATGGGATCCAAATGTAAGAAAGCATTGGTGGCTGAAAGCGTGAGAGAGTCATTGCATAGTTGGTGCAAGAGAG
Encoded proteins:
- the LOC103496098 gene encoding MLO-like protein 4, with protein sequence MELQGGRSLAETPTYSVASVVTVMVFVCLVVERAIYRFGKWLKKTKRKALFASLEKIKEELMLLGLISLMLAQCARWISEICVNSSLFTSRFYICSEEDYATNEHILLENSLSSHNEKRGLSALPHQCGEGREPFVSYEGLEQLHRFLFVLGITHVLYSCLAVGLAMSKIYSWRKWESQVKLAAEDNLPAKRNKVMRRQTTFVFHHTSHPWSRSRILIWMLCFLRQFKSSIKKSDYLALRLGFITKHKLPISYDFHKYVVRSMEDEFHGILGISWPLWGYAILCIFVNIHGLNIYFWLSFIPAALVMLVGTKLQHVVSSLALEVLEQRGGTQIKPRDDLFWFGKPVILLRLIQFIIFQNAFEMATFIWSLWGFKERSCFMKNDFMIITRLTSGVLVQFWCSYSTVPLNVIVTQMGSKCKKALVAESVRESLHSWCKRVKERSKRDSAHSITTRSVCSLESMVDERDEITIASGTLSRSSSFETSNQVTVQSIAQLEAIIESSSLRRHEELPPTMADFLSQSARVSHAHAENNGLENNAESGEDSKVESLFDLFKRT